A window of Chiloscyllium punctatum isolate Juve2018m chromosome 37, sChiPun1.3, whole genome shotgun sequence contains these coding sequences:
- the LOC140462850 gene encoding pyruvate dehydrogenase [acetyl-transferring]-phosphatase 1, mitochondrial, with protein MLGVSGITDRIRHAGNSRGIYLSASALSNHFGIWTPKDLCSGNSGKAVPGSGFQRRPSKLQHGRSYKAQPQPYQLTLPQINSILKTNEYSFKVPEFDGRNISSVLGFDSNQLASNVPIEDRRSAASCLQSRGMLLGVFDGHAGCACAQAISERLLYYIAVSLLPRKTLIEIEDAVENERPVLPILHWHKHPNDYVSRETGRLYFTSLRTYWQECIDLADEEKLDTSAALKHAFNRLDSDISLEAQIEASNPYTNYTALRVALSGSTACVAHIDGTDMHVANAGDSRAVLGVQNPDGSWSALTLSTSHNAQNPEEVHRVRSEHPASEEKTVVRHDRLLGLLMPFRAFGDVKFKWSLELQKQVLESRPELLTGDEFFRSYPANHHTPPYLTAEPEVTYHRLRPQDKFLVLATDGLWDIMHRQNVVQIVGEHLTRLHIQQPISAAGYKVTVGQMHSLLLERKARMSSAFKDQNTATHLIRHALGSNEFGNIEHSRLSKMLSLPEGMARTYRDDLTVVVVQLNSHLIGAYNRAEDSID; from the coding sequence ATGTTGGGAGTGAGTGGCATCACAGATCGTATTCGTCATGCTGGGAACTCCAGAGGAATCTATCTTTCAGCCTCTGCACTGAGCAACCACTTTGGGATATGGACACCGAAGGATCTTTGCAGTGGAAACTCTGGCAAAGCTGTGCCTGGCTCAGGATTTCAGAGGAGGCCAAGCAAGCTCCAGCATGGCAGAAGCTACAAAGCCCAACCTCAGCCCTACCAGCTCACTCTGCCACAAATTAACAGCATCCTGAAAACCAACGAGTACAGCTTCAAGGTGCCAGAGTTTGACGGCAGGAACATCAGTTCCGTGCTGGGCTTTGACAGTAATCAGCTAGCTTCTAATGTCCCCATTGAGGACCGGCGCAGTGCAGCCAGCTGCCTACAGAGCCGGGGGATGCTGCTGGGGGTTTTCGATGGGCACGCTGGCTGTGCCTGTGCTCAGGCTATCAGTGAAAGATTGTTGTATTACATTGCTGTATCCTTGCTGCCTCGCAAGACCTTAATCGAGATAGAAGACGCGGTCGAAAATGAGCGACCAGTGTTGCCCATTTTGCACTGGCACAAGCATCCCAATGACTATGTCAGCAGGGAGACAGGAAGGCTTTACTTCACCAGTTTAAGGACTTACTGGCAAGAATGTATTGACCTGGCAGATGAAGAGAAGCTGGATACTAGTGCTGCTTTAAAACATGCCTTCAATCGCCTGGACAGTGACATCTCCCTCGAAGCTCAGATCGAAGCCAGCAATCCATACACCAACTACACTGCACTTCGGGTGGCTCTGTCCGGCTCCACAGCTTGTGTCGCACACATCGATGGCACTGACATGCACGTGGCAAATGCTGGCGATAGTCGGGCAGTGCTGGGCGTCCAAAACCCCGACGGCTCCTGGTCGGCCCTGACACTGAGCACCAGTCACAATGCCCAGAACCCTGAGGAGGTGCACAGGGTCCGGTCGGAGCATCCTGCGTCAGAGGAGAAGACGGTTGTGCGGCATGACAGGCTGCTGGGTCTCCTGATGCCTTTCAGGGCGTTCGGAGACGTGAAGTTCAAGTGGAGTTTGGAACTCCAGAAGCAAGTGCTGGAAAGCCGACCAGAGTTGCTGACAGGCGACGAGTTCTTCAGAAGCTACCCGGCCAACCACCACACTCCCCCTTACCTCACTGCCGAACCCGAAGTCACTTATCACAGGCTGAGGCCTCAGGACAAGTTCCTGGTTTTGGCTACCGACGGCTTGTGGGACATCATGCACAGGCAGAACGTGGTGCAGATTGTAGGGGAGCATCTCACCCGTCTGCACATCCAGCAGCCCATCTCTGCAGCAGGCTACAAAGTAACAGTGGGCCAGATGCACAGCCTCCTGCTGGAGAGGAAGGCCCGCATGTCCTCCGCTTTCAAAGACCAAAACACCGCCACCCACTTGATTCGCCATGCACTGGGCAGCAATGAGTTTGGCAACATTGAGCACAGTCGCCTTTCGAAAATGCTGAGCTTGCCTGAGGGGATGGCCAGAACGTACAGGGATGATCTAACCGTGGTGGTCGTGCAGCTGAATTCTCACCTCATTGGGGCATACAACAGAGCTGAAGACAGCATCGACTGA